In Lonchura striata isolate bLonStr1 chromosome 2, bLonStr1.mat, whole genome shotgun sequence, a single genomic region encodes these proteins:
- the CCDC90B gene encoding coiled-coil domain-containing protein 90B, mitochondrial isoform X2 — MVTQAQQEITLQQIMAHLDSIRKDMVILEKSEFANLRAENEKMKIELDQVKQQLMTETGKIRADSKLDINLERSRVTDMFTDQERKLMEATTEFHKKDANTNSIISEISYKIDTEIASLKTLMESNKLDTIRYLAASVFTCLAIALGFYRFWK, encoded by the exons ATGGTCACACAGGCCCAGCAG gaaataacTTTACAGCAGATAATGGCACATTTGGACTCCATTCGAAAAGATATGGTcatcctggagaaaagtgaatttGCAAACTTGAGAGCAGAAAATGAG aaaatgaaaattgaatTAGATCAAGTTAAACAACAGCTAATG acTGAAACTGGTAAAATCCGAGCTGACAGCAAGCTAGACATAAacctggagaggagcagggtgACAGATATG TTTACAGATCAGGAGAGGAAACTGATGGAAGCCACTACAGAGTTTCATAAAAAA GATGCAAATACCAACAGCATTATCTCAGAAATCAGTTATAAAATTGACACTGAAATAGCTTCCTTAAAAACACTCATGGAATCGAATAAACTTGATACCATTCGCTATCTGGCAG CTTCAGTGTTCACTTGCCTGGCAATAGCACTGGGGTTTTACAGGTTCTGGAAATAG
- the ANKRD42 gene encoding LOW QUALITY PROTEIN: ankyrin repeat domain-containing protein 42 (The sequence of the model RefSeq protein was modified relative to this genomic sequence to represent the inferred CDS: inserted 2 bases in 1 codon), with product MMTTAEVVKKKQNYTSVHEAVKAGDVEQLASMIQSGASINEVDVVHKFTPLQCAAHSGSLECLQWLLWHGADTARVTVRGWTAAHLAAIRGQDACMQALLLNGADAAARDERGCTAAHLAAAHGHSYTLQSLLRAGADVNVSDRNNWKPVHYAAFHGRLGCLQLLVRWGACVDDVDNNGNLPAHLAAVEGHLHCFKFLVGKMASVTHTLKARNDHGETPRDLAERFYKDNILQYIDGVEKEEEHPETQEVLAFPVHDAAFNGDLLVVRKLVRSGVVNINERNDKGSTLLHKAAEQGHIHCLQWLVEMGADCDITNDAGETPKDVAKRSGHLAAVELLTPRTGNSNSSDEELDANNIKFFETHGVEGSTDSKEDLTLDKAEKRNARVRAYHKIKELQRLLEIAYSNYRQLGGVTEEERKMRKEERKVEKAVRELEAQLEYERVRREKLESQLDDYRAEIRQLREGRGKTPPTSAASAEAETMAKSCKDXKIKKQSACSPGGVQLH from the exons ATGATGACTACTGCAGAAG TTGTCAAGAAGAAGCAAAATTACACTAGTGTGCATGAAGCAGTGAAAGCTGGGGATGTAGAACAGCTTGCATCGATGATACAAAGTGGAGCCAGTATTAATGAGGTGGATGTAGTTCACAAATTTACACCCTTGCAGTGTGCGGCCCACTCAGGAAGTCTGGAG TGCCTTCAGTGGCTGCTCTGGCATGGAGCTGACACCGCCCGTGTGACTGTGAGAGGCTGGACAGCGGCTCACCTGGCAGCCATCCGAGGGCAGGATGCCTGCATGCAG GCCTTGTTACTGAACGGAGCGGACGCGGCAGCTCGGGACGAGCGCGGATGCACGGCCGCGCACCTGGCAGCAGCGCACGGGCACTCGTACaccctgcagagcctgctgcGCGCTGGGGCG GATGTAAATGTTTCAGACAGGAATAACTGGAAACCTGTTCATTATGCTGCTTTTCATGGTCGCTTGGGATGTTTGCAGCTTCTTGTTCGATGGGGAGCATGTGTAGATGATGTGGATAACAATGGAAACCTTCCAG CACATCTGGCAGCAGTGGAAGGACACTTGCATTGCTTTAAGTTCTTGGTCGGGAAAATGGCCAGCGTTACACACACTCTGAAAGCCAGGAATGACCATGGAGAGACTCCAAGGGACTTGGCTGAGCGATTCTACAAAGATAATATTCTGCAGTATATTGATGGTGTcgaaaaagaggaggaacatCCAGAGACACAGGAAG ttttagCTTTCCCAGTTCATGATGCTGCTTTCAATGGGGACTTGTTAGTGGTGAGAAAACTAGTGAGAAGTGGAGTAGTCAATATTAATGAGAGGAACGATAAGGGATCCACTCTCCTGCACAAAG CTGCTGAACAGGGGCATATCCATTGCTTACAGTGGTTGGTTGAAATGGGAGCTGACTGTGACATTACAAATGATGCTGGAGAGACTCCAAAGGATGTAGCCAAGAG ATCTGGCCATCTGGCGGCTGTGGAACTTTTGACACCAAGAACTGGAAACAGTAACTCTAGTGATGAAGAACTAGATGCAAACAACATCAAGTTTTTTGAAACACATGGTGTGGAAGGGAGTACAGATAGCAAAGAAGATTTAACCCTGGATAAGGCAGAGAAAAGGAATGCACGTG TAAGGGCCTATCACAAGATTAAAGAACTTCAGCGACTTCTAGAAATTGCCTACAGCAACTACAGACAGCTGGGGGGAGTAActgaagaggagaggaagatgagaaaagaagaaaggaaagttgAGAA GGCTGTGAGGGAGCTGGAGGCGCAGCTGGAATATGAGCGAGTCAGGCGGGAGAAGCTGGAGAGCCAGCTGGATGATTACCGTGCTGAGATAAGACAGCTCCGAGAGGGCCGGGGGAAAACACCCCCCACCTCTGCTGCCTCCGCG GAAGCTGAGACAATGGCCAAGTCTTGCAAAGA GAAAATAAAGAAGCAGTCAGCGTGCAGCCCAGGAGGAGTGCAACTACACTGA